The following are encoded in a window of Maylandia zebra isolate NMK-2024a linkage group LG5, Mzebra_GT3a, whole genome shotgun sequence genomic DNA:
- the uqcc2 gene encoding ubiquinol-cytochrome-c reductase complex assembly factor 2: MSATRYRRFLKLCEEWPRDETKKGRDLGTFLRQRVASAFREGENTQISDPEKCDQMYESLAQINGNIYRQRFPRVRDTSFTGVTVEECRLLLSGTMQNTDEEKKGLWKSLMQRFSSKSPEDVPEKPAEK; the protein is encoded by the exons ATGTCGGCGACCAGGTACCGTCGGTTTCTGAAGCTGTGTGAGGAATGGCCCAGAGACGAGACCAAGAAAGGCCGCGACTTGGGGACCTTTCTGCGGCAGAGAGTCGCCTCTGCCTTCCGAGAGGGTGAAAATACTCAG ATCTCAGATCCTGAGAAATGTGATCAGATGTACGAAAGTCTGGCACAGATTAACGGCAACATATACAGACAGCGG TTTCCTCGTGTGAGAGACACGAGCTTCACTGGAGTCACAGTGGAAGAGTGTAGATTGCTTTTGTCAG GAACTATGCAAAATACGGACGAGGAAAAAAAGGGTCTGTGGAAGTCGCTAATGCAGAGATTCTCTTCGAAATCACCAGAAGACGTCCCAGAGAAACCTGcagaaaaataa
- the tomm6 gene encoding mitochondrial import receptor subunit TOM6 homolog, giving the protein MSGANAKKGSSSGVVEWISSACRFATDRNDFRRNLLVNLGLFAAGVWVARNLSDFDLMSPQPVT; this is encoded by the exons ATGAGTGGGGCAAACGCTAAAAAGGGCTCTTCCTCCGGTGTGGTGGAGTGGATCAGCTCGGCCTGTCGGTTTGCAACAGATAGAAACGACTTCAGAAG gaaTCTTCTGGTGAATTTGGGCTTGTTTGCAGCTGGTGTTTGGGTTGCAAGAAATCTCTCCGATTTTGACCTGATGTCTCCTCAGCCAGTGACATAG
- the tspo gene encoding translocator protein yields the protein MWLQIAGFTALPHLGGLYGGYLTRKEVDTWYPTLKKPSWRPPNKAFPVVWTCLYTGMGYGSYLVWKELGGFTDDALVPLGLYGTQLALNWAWTPIFFGAHKLKWSLVEIVLLTGTVGATMMSWYPISRTATMLLAPYLGWLCLATSLNYCIWRDNPEEKEE from the exons ATGTGGCTGCAAATAGCTGGGTTCACTGCCCTGCCACACCTGGGAGGGCTCTACGGTGGTTACCTCACACGCAAAGAGGTAGATACCTGGTACCCAACCCTGAAGAAACCATCATGGCGCCCACCAAACAAAGCATTCCCCGTAGTGTGGACGTGTCTGTACACAGGCATGGG CTATGGTTCATACCTGGTGTGGAAGGAGCTTGGAGGTTTCACTGACGATGCACTAGTTCCACTCGGGCTTTATGGGACACAGCTAGCTCTGAATTGGGCCTGGACTCCCATTTTCTTTGGTGCACACAAGCTGAAATGG TCCCTCGTTGAGATTGTGCTTCTCACGGGGACTGTCGGAGCCACCATGATGTCCTGGTATCCCATCAGCCGCACCGCCACGATGCTCTTGGCACCCTATCTGGGCTGGCTGTGCCTTGCAACCAGCCTCAACTACTGCATATGGAGAGACAACCCAGAGGAAAAAGAAGAGTAG